The Neoarius graeffei isolate fNeoGra1 chromosome 1, fNeoGra1.pri, whole genome shotgun sequence region AAAAACAGACTTGggtgagaaagacagagagagagagcgcaagaggaATGGTGGAGAAGCTGTTCTGGAAGCTCGACTTCCTTCTTCTCAGAGTTTTGTAGCAAAGAAAAGAATGACATCATCAGGGTTTTAGGGTTAGACACATCAGAACTACTGCCCCCTGATGGCATCCCCACACGTCCCCAAGTAAAAGTATGCTAGAACCTGTTGTACATGGGATTTACAACTcagagtccaaaaaagttgggacaaagtacaaattgtaaataaaaacggaatgcaatgatgtggaaggttcaaaattccatattttattcagaatagaacatcgatgacatgtcaaatgtttaaactgagaaaatgtctcatttacagagaaaaattaggggattttaaatttcatgacaacaacacatctcaaaaaagttgggacaaggccatgtttcccactgtgagacatccccttttctctttacaacagtctgtaaacgtctggggactgaggagacaagttgctcaagtttagcgataggaatgttaacccattcttgtctaatgtaggattctagttgctcaactgtcttaggtcttttttgtcgtatcttccgttttatgacgcgccaaatgttttctatgggtgaaagatctggactgcaggctggccagttcagtacccggacccttcttctacgcagccatgatgctgtaattgatgcagtatgtggtttggcattgtcatgttggaaaatgcaaggtcttccctgaaagagacgtcgtctggatgggagcatatgttgctctagaacctggatatacctttcagcattgatggtgtctttccagatgtgtaagctgcccatgccacacgcactaatgcaaccccataccatcagagatgcaggcttctgaactgagcgccgataacaactcgggtcgtccttctcctctttagtccgaatgacacggcgtccctgatttccataaagaacttcaaattttgattcgtctgaccacagaacagttttccactttgccacagtccattttaaatgatacagagatttctccagattctctgaatcttttaatgatattatggaccatagatgatgtgatccccaaattctttgcaattttacattgaggaacgttattcttaaattgttgcactgtttgcccaagcagtctttcacagagcggtgaaccacgccccatctttacttctgagagactccgcctctctgggatgctctttttatacccagtcattttactgacctgttgccaattaaccaaattacttttttttagcattacacaactttttcagccttttgttgccccgtaccaacttttctgaaacgtgttgctgacatcaaattcaaaatgaggatatatttttcaaaaaacaaaatttttcagtttcaacatttgatacgttgtctttgtactattttcaatgcaatatagggtttccatgatttgcaaattatcgcactctgattttactgatgttttacagtgtcccaacttttttggaattggggttgtagtttttatttaaaatttgttttagacttatatttagtccaaACTATCTTTTATATAAGTATATCGATGCTGATGTTTACGTAAATAAGAAAGTAATTCTCATGTTtcgaaacaaatgaactgataaggttgaacctgtgtcagaaaatatcGTCGTTCCACTTTTATTTGCGTAGATCATATTTTGTTCATCATttgttgtcgtttaccaataaatgtcaaccggCGATTGACATCGTAACCacgtgaaaatccaggtcaaaggtcgcatgtcattcctcgaaccaaaatataaaacgtCTACTGATATTggaatatgtggtcgatatttataacaaactacaaagaaaaaaaaaatctgactggaatagaaaaatctgaatcttTCAAGCACGTCATAATTTTTATATGCTAGTaatttaattctatttattgcaatcggattccaaatactctataaacattccattctgttatgaatcaggaaaaaaaaattatcataaatcacagcacttttttattattattttttaaaagtacttgttctacttcaacaatgttacacaaagatcgatccataacagttgtaaatgtcacttaattccacagggtgtcgataatggtggacaccggtgaaagtgatcactattatcgacacctcactcacgtgacttctcaaatgtgcgtttagatacaaaatggcggctgtcaaaaGAAAGAGTAAGGAACAAAATAGATCATGAAatgtcggtgaatttgatcagtaaaaacatgtccatgatctttccaccatgcttacttgCGATCATAACATctgggttttctgaaaaattgctgatcgtgataaaaaaaaaataataataatttccatctcaggtaacgagctgcgtcatcagacgacaagatcaaagggtgggtGGGGGgacgggtcttctggttgattgattaaccaataataactgttggaactggaaCTCACCtttaaaattgttttttactGGTAAATCCGAaaagctgtcgataattgtagctgccactctatAGTTAAATACACTAGCAAATCTCGAAATATTTGAATAgtgtgaaaaagttcctttttttcataatttaattcaaaaaggtaaacttccaTATGTCGTTGCTGGCATCCTTCTGTCTCAAGAGACAATGGTTGCGCCTTGGTTGATTCAAACTTGCTGAGAGCAGCGTCTGATGTGGCTCAGTAGTCCGATCCTCGCATGGCAGCCTCTGGCACAAGTGTTGCAGACGAAGTCGGACGGCTGACTGGTGGTCTGGTTCTGCGGTCTCTGCTTCCACAGCTCTAGACTGCTCTTCTCCTCACCCCCTCTCTCACTcagtgtttcacaaactttcatatattctatacacataacgtgaaatatttcaaggttttcttggttttaattttgattatggcttacagagcatgaaaatcagaaatctcaAATTCTTAGAATATGTCATTTCAAATTTAAGTAAAATCGTATAAACACcatgtctagttcagtacacgcaactgacctgacagttgtccagaaaacGATCGACACCCTCCATAAGGAGGATAAgctacagaaggtcattgctgaaaaggttggctggaaaaggtgcacaaacaaCAGGGATGAGAGGAttttcaagaaaagtcgattcaagaatttgggagaccttcacaaagagtggactgaggctagtgccagtgcatcaagagccaccacgcacagacatcttcaggaaaagggctacaactgtcacgttcctaatatcaagccattccTGAATCAGAGACATCGCCAGAAGTGTTTCACCtggactaaggagagaaagaactggactgttgctcagtggtccaacaccagcagatgatgacatggcacccccaaATCATCAAaccgcagaaacttcacactggatttccaacaccttggattctttaccttcctccagactctaggagtttgatttccaaatgaaatgcaaaacttACTTTCAtccgaaaagaggactttggaccactgagcaacagtctggttctttctctccttagccatcTGAAGTTGCATCTTCTTTAAGCTTCACCAAGATAAAGAGTGAGATCCATGACCAAGCACCATCTTAACCTTGATTTCTTTTCGAATTCATTTCACTtccttcaccaaaaaaaaaaaagatcacaaCTCTAACTTCATTCAAGCTGAGAGCCAAGAAGACAAGACTTTGACCATTTTATTGAAATTCAGTGATTTTATTCATCTTGAACAAgactgatataaaaaaaaaaaaaggcatgtaaagatgaacatacagtggcatgcaaaagtttgggcacccttactgaaaatgcctgttactgtgaatagttaagtgagcagaagacgaACTGATCAccgaaaggcataaaggtaaagatgagacatttcttttcagcaagatttgtgtattatttttgttttgtacaattggagagtggacaaaaagaaaaggaacaccacgtGAAAGTCTGGGCACCCTGATAcattttgagttctcaggtaacttttaccaaggttccagaccttaattagcttattgagctgtggcttgttcaaattcttcgttaggaaaggtcgcatatttcaaagctgtataaattctccgaCTCCTCAAactttgtccctaaaatcaacagccatgggctcctctaagcaactccgtcgcattctgaataataaaataattgacgctcacaaagcaggagaaggctacaagaacgtagcaaagtgttctcaggtagccgtttcctcagattgtaatgttattaagaaatggcagttaacagaaacagtggagatcaaggtgaggtctggaagatgaagaaaacttgctgaaagaactgctcgttggattgctagaaaggcaaataaaaacccctgtttgactgcaaaagaccttcagaaagatttagcagaccctggagtggtggtgcgctgttctactatgcagcgacacctgaacaaatatgaccttcatggaagagtcatcagaagaaaaccgttcctgcgtcctggccgcaaaattcagcgtctgaagtttgcaaatgaacatctaaataagcctgatgcattttggaaacgagtcctgtggactgatgaaatcaaaatagatctttttggtcacgatgtgcaaaggtatgtttggagagaaAAGGGGGCCAaactccaggaaaagaacacctctccaactctgaagcatgggtgtggatggatcatgctttggggtcgtgttgcagccagtggcacagagcacatttcattggtcgagggaagcatggattcgaataaataccagcgaattctagaagcaaacatcacaccatctgtaaaaaagttgaagttaaaaagaggacgggtccgacaataagacgatgatccaaaacacacctcaaaatctacaatagaatccctcaagaggcccaagctgaaggttttgcccgggccctcacagtcccctgacctaaacatcattgaaaatctgtggatagatctcaaaagagcagcgcatgcaagacagcccaggaaacttgtcgaactggaagccttttgcaaagacgaatgtgtgaaaatccctcaggtaagaactgaaagattattagccggctacaaaaagtgtttacaaactGAGATACTTGCCAAAGACGGTGTTACTAGGTacgaaccatgcagggtgcccaaacatttTTGCTTCGGGTCAAtttgaaaatataaaagatgaaaatacattgtttttgcttaaaaatataaagggaatgaatcatctttaactttacgccttttggagatcatttcatcttcaacttgcttaactgttcacagtaacagcaatttttttaaagattttttttggccttttttcacctttattggataggacagtgtagagacaggaaatgagccggacagagagacggggagggatcgggaaatgacctcgggtcggaatcaaacccggggtccccggatttatggtatggcgccttatccacctgagccacgacgcccccagtaacagcaattttgaccaggggtgctcaaacttttgcataccactgtatacactggggggggggggggggggggggggggggggcacagacACTAATGGATtcgataatcttttttttttttaaaagagagaACAGTTTCCTCAGGAGTTGTTTGGGGGAATAAAGAAAGAAAACGTCTCACACACACGACTGCTGACTGAGCAGACAAACAAATGAggggaaaaaacaacaataataataataataataataatacgcagCATTTAAAACATCAGAAttttaaaagcagaacagtaacgaCGCACCGACCGTTTATTCGGACAGACGACACTAAAATTTGCTTCATAAGAAAAAAGTGTGTTCATTTACATTCTGTGTTCTCCatagacttattattattattttttttaattaacgaaGTCCAGACTGCCATTTCTTCACTCTGGATGCTGAGgtgcttcgtgtgtgtgtgtgtgtgtgtgtgtgtgtgtgtgtgtgtgtgagagagagagagagagaaaaataaaataagtctATGGGTCGTCGCCGTTTACGCTGTCGCCGTCGTCCTCGCCTTCCTCGTGCtctccttcctcctcctcttcaccgTCCTCTTCCTCGTTCTCGCCTCCGATACTCTTCGCCTAAAACAGACGAGTGTGCATCAAATCAGAAGGAACCCCCcccacacaaaaaataaaaatgtacattcCATTACGAGCGTATTTTACTATATATGGGCGTGCTGTTggattctggattgtgattggttagGTGGTGTGGATAAGGTCGATGTAATGGCAGCGCAGCTCCAAATCCCAGGGTTATATATTAGCGTGCTCATTTTGATTCAAGACGCGTTGCGTTGACGAGACACTCGGGTTGTTATAAACCTGAGTGGCTTGGGTTTGATAGGAGCgtttggcgaaaaaaaaaaaaaaaaaaaaaaaaggtgcaaatATTTCTTTTCAGGATAAATGAAGAACCTTGAGTGGCTGCTAAACTCGCACTCCATCATcatgaccgtgtgtgtgtgtggagaaccgAGAGCATTCtgacctcctcctcttcctccagcAGATCTCCCTCCTCTTCAGAGTCGTTGATCTCCTGCTCCTCTCTTTCGCGCTCCTTCTTACTGCTCGAGTGCTGCTGAGAGACTTCACCCACCTCCGCCTTCACCACCTTCCCTTCTACAGCCAgagaagaaagaaggaaaaaaaaaaaaaaatccaaaaattaCTAATAAAACCATCTTGGCGCACGTTAATTTGAGGTTTTAAAATTTTGACTCTCTGAAAAGGGACGAAATATCGAATATATGAACATAAACCGTGGAGATTCTGGCTCCGGGAACGTTCACATTCACCTTTTTAGAAAGCAATTTACGTTATAACGGGTGGGGAAATAAATAAACGAGGAGGTGAGAGGAGCCGGGACCTGATTTCTTGCTGTGATCTTTCTCCATGCGTTCTAAACTTTCCAGAAGGTAATCCACTTTGTGTTTGATCTGAGCCAGTTCCCTCTTTATGGTCTGAAGATCATCTGCTTTAACTGGAGCATAaaagcagagaaaaaaaaaaaaaaattcacttaaATTACATAAAGATTAACGAAGACGATGCATTAACGTGACTATAGAACGGTTATGACGAATGCGCTAACGGAATACTGACTGGCCCGTGATGATGAGCGCTGGCTGCTTTTGGAAGAAGAGGAGAAGCTGGATTTGGTGcgtcggcttcctcctccgctcaGACTGACCCGCGCTCGCTTGGAG contains the following coding sequences:
- the LOC132891158 gene encoding heterogeneous nuclear ribonucleoproteins C1/C2 isoform X2, with product MDCSPSPMASNVTNKTDPRSLNSRVFIGNLNTMLVTKADVEAIFSKYGMIVGCSIHKGYAFVQYSNERNARAAVAGEDGRMIVGQVLDINLAGEPKPHRSKTTKRPAGDMYSSTFELDYDFQRDYYDRMYAYPSRVPPPPPPPLSRAVIPSKRARVSLSGGGSRRTKSSFSSSSKSSQRSSSRAIKADDLQTIKRELAQIKHKVDYLLESLERMEKDHSKKSEGKVVKAEVGEVSQQHSSSKKEREREEQEINDSEEEGDLLEEEEEAKSIGGENEEEDGEEEEEGEHEEGEDDGDSVNGDDP
- the LOC132891158 gene encoding heterogeneous nuclear ribonucleoproteins C1/C2 isoform X1, with protein sequence MDCSPSPMASNVTNKTDPRSLNSRVFIGNLNTMLVTKADVEAIFSKYGMIVGCSIHKGYAFVQYSNERNARAAVAGEDGRMIVGQVLDINLAGEPKPHRSKTTKRPAGDMYSSSTFELDYDFQRDYYDRMYAYPSRVPPPPPPPLSRAVIPSKRARVSLSGGGSRRTKSSFSSSSKSSQRSSSRAIKADDLQTIKRELAQIKHKVDYLLESLERMEKDHSKKSEGKVVKAEVGEVSQQHSSSKKEREREEQEINDSEEEGDLLEEEEEAKSIGGENEEEDGEEEEEGEHEEGEDDGDSVNGDDP
- the LOC132891158 gene encoding heterogeneous nuclear ribonucleoproteins C1/C2 isoform X3 translates to MDPMASNVTNKTDPRSLNSRVFIGNLNTMLVTKADVEAIFSKYGMIVGCSIHKGYAFVQYSNERNARAAVAGEDGRMIVGQVLDINLAGEPKPHRSKTTKRPAGDMYSSSTFELDYDFQRDYYDRMYAYPSRVPPPPPPPLSRAVIPSKRARVSLSGGGSRRTKSSFSSSSKSSQRSSSRAIKADDLQTIKRELAQIKHKVDYLLESLERMEKDHSKKSEGKVVKAEVGEVSQQHSSSKKEREREEQEINDSEEEGDLLEEEEEAKSIGGENEEEDGEEEEEGEHEEGEDDGDSVNGDDP